The following coding sequences are from one Salvelinus namaycush isolate Seneca chromosome 23, SaNama_1.0, whole genome shotgun sequence window:
- the LOC120018127 gene encoding dehydrogenase/reductase SDR family member 13-like → MSVLLSILAVGIALYLILYYNVIRGSRCTSSVTLKGKTAIVTGSNTGIGKATALDLAKRGARVILACRSKQKAEAAVYDIRRESGSNEVVFMQLDLGSLKSVRSFAETFLKTELRLDLLINNAGMLGPGYTEDGFGMVFGVNHLGHFLLTCLLLDRLKECGPSRVVNVSALLHRLGFVDFALLGTHKDLVPGQSTWHNFRAYCHSKLCNVLFTRELANRLEGTSVTTYSLHPGVIHTEFGRNLKLWQRLFLEPISKLFFMDAERGAQTTLHCALQEGIEPLSGRYFSSCALQEVGAKGRDDALARKLWEVSERLSNLS, encoded by the exons ATGTCGGTTTTGCTGTCTATTCTGGCAGTAGGGATTGCGTTGTATTTGATACTTTATTACAATGTGATCAGAGGATCAAGATGCACGAGCTCTGTGACACTTAAAGGAAAGACTGCTATTGTAACAG GGAGCAACACTGGTATTGGAAAGGCTACTGCTTTGGATTTGGCCAAGAGAGGTGCCAGGGTCATCCTTGCCTGCCGCAGCAAACAGAAAGCTGAGGCTGCTGTCTATGATATCAGAAGG gAGAGTGGGAGCAATGAGGTGGTGTTCATGCAGCTGGATCTGGGGAGTCTGAAGTCTGTTCGCTCCTTTGCCGAAACTTTCCTGAAGACTGAACTCCGACTGGACCTACTCATCAACAATGCAG GAATGCTGGGGCCTGGCTACACTGAGGATGGGTTCGGCATGGTGTTTGGGGTCAACCACTTAggccacttcctgttgacctgctTGCTGCTGGACCGGCTGAAGGAGTGTGGTCCGAGTCGTGTTGTCAACGTGTCGGCTCTCCTACACCGGCTAGGCTTTGTCGACTTTGCCCTGCTGGGTACCCACAAGGACCTGGTGCCAGGCCAGTCCACCTGGCATAACTTCAGGGCCTACTGCCACAGCAAGCTGTGCAACGTGCTCTTCACCCGGGAGCTGGCCAACCGCCTGGAGGGGACCAGCGTTACCACCTACAGCCTCCACCCAG GGGTCATTCACACTGAGTTTGGTCGCAACCTGAAACTATGGCAGAGGCTCTTTCTGGAGCCCATCTCTAAGCTTTTCTTCATGGATGCTGAGAGGGGAGCCCAGACCACCCTACACTGTGCCCTCCAAGAGGGGATCGAGCCGCTGAGTGGACGCTACTTCTCTTCCTGTGCACTACAGGAAGTAGGCGCCAAGGGGCGGGACGATGCTTTGGCTAGGAAGCTGTGGGAGGTGAGTGAGAGGCTATCCAACCTATCCTGA